In Oryza sativa Japonica Group chromosome 2, ASM3414082v1, the following are encoded in one genomic region:
- the LOC136355022 gene encoding ABC transporter G family member 40 isoform X2: protein MSHRHHAALVASASGRSPSWGSAISQSFRQVEAEDPFRRAQSMRGHDEEEEDLRWAALEKLPTYDRMRRGVVRSALLRDGDDDHKDDDDAGTGKAVELVDIGRLATGDAARALVERLLQDDSERFLRRLRDRIDMVGIELPKIEIRYEELSVQADAFVASRALPTLSNSAINFLQGLIGQFGSSNKKTINILKQVNGILKSSRMTLLLGPPSSGKSTLMRALTGKLDKNLKVFGNITYCGHKFSEFYPERTSAYVSQYDLHNAEMTVRETLDFSRWCLGIGSRYDMLTEISRRERNAGIKPDPEIDAFMKATAMQGQETNIITDLILKVLGLDICADTIVGDEMIRGISGGQMKRVTTGEMLTGPARALLMDEISTGLDSSSTFHIVKFIRHLVHIMNETVMISLLQPPPETYNLFDDIVLLSEGYIVYHGPRENILEFFEASGFRCPQRKAVADFLQEVTSKKDQQQYWFLDKEPYCYVSVPEFAERFKSFYIGQQMMKEQHIPFEKSKIHPAALTTMKNALSNWESLKAVLCREKLLMKRNSFLYIFKVTQLIILAFLSMTVFLRTKMPHGQFSDGTKFLGALTFNLITVMFNGLSELNLTVKKLPVFYKHRDFLFFPPWTFGVANILIKVPVSLVEATVWVVITYYVMGFAPAAGRFFRQFLAFFVTHLMAMALFRFLGAILQTMVIAISFGMLVLLIVFVFGGFVIRKNDIRPWWIWCYWASPMMYSQNAISINEFLASRWAIPNNDTTIDAKTVGEAILKSKGLFTGEWGFWLSIGALVGFIILFNTLYILALTYLSPIRSANALVIDEHNETELYTETRNEEHRSRTSTTTSSIPTSANGEGNRPTQSQFVLPFQPLSLCFNHLNYYVDMPSEMKQQGLMESRLQLLSDISGAFRPGLLTALVGVSGAGKTTLMDVLAGRKTSGTIEGSITLSGYSKKQETFARISGYCEQADIHSPNVTVYESILYSAWLRLPSDVDSNTRKMFVEEVMALVELDVLCNAMVGLPGVSGLSTEQRKRLTIAVELVANPSIIFMDEPTSGLDARAAAIVMRTVRNTVNTGRTVVCTIHQPSIDIFESFDELLLLKRGGRVIYAGELGDHSHKLVEYFETILGVPSITEGYNPATWMLEVSSTLEEARMNVDFAEIYANSLLYRKNQELIEELSIPPPGYRDLLFATKYSQSFYIQCVANLWKQYKSYWKNPSYNSLRYLTTFLYGLFFGTVFWQKGTKLDSQQDLYNLLGATYAAIFFIGATNCMSVQPVVSIERAVYYRESAAGMYSPLSYAFAQASVEFIYNIIQGILYTVIIYAMIGYDWKASKFFYFLFFIVSSFNYFTFFGMMLVACTPSALLANILITFALPLWNLFAGFLIFRKAIPIWWRWYYWANPVSWTIYGVIASQFGGNGGSISVPGGSHVAMSQILEDNVGVRHDFLGYVILAHFGFMAAFVLIFGYSIKFLNFQKR from the exons ATGAGCCACCGCCACCATGCGGCGCTGGTGGCGTCCGCGAGCGGACGGAGCCCGAGCTGGGGTTCCGCCATCTCGCAGTCGTTCCGgcaggtggaggcggaggaccCGTTCCGGCGTGCGCAGTCGATGAGGGgccacgacgaggaggaggaggacctgCGGTGGGCGGCGCTCGAGAAGCTGCCCACCTACGACCGGATGCGACGCGGCGTCGTCCGCAGCGCGCTCCTGCGTGATGGTGATGACGACCacaaggacgacgacgacgcgggcaCCGGcaaggcggtggagctcgtcgaCATCGGGAGGCTTGCCACCGGcgacgccgcccgcgccctcgtgGAACGCCTCTTGCAGGACGACAGCGAGCGGTTCTTGCGCCGGCTAAGGGACCGCATAGACAT GGTTGGCATTGAACTTCCGAAGATCGAAATTCGGTACGAGGAGCTCTCCGTCCAGGCAGACGCCTTCGTCGCCAGCCGCGCCCTACCCACCCTTTCCAACTCTGCCATCAACTTTCTCCAG GGGCTTATTGGACAATTTGGTTCTTCAAACAAGAAGACCATCAATATACTAAAGCAAGTCAATGGCATCCTCAAGTCATCCAG GATGACTCTCCTTCTTGGACCTCCATCATCAGGAAAAAGCACACTTATGCGAGCGCTCACTGGGAAACTTGATAAAAACCTCAAG GTATTTGGTAATATCACCTATTGTGGACATAAATTTTCCGAGTTCTATCCAGAGCGGACAAGTGCCTATGTTAGTCAATATGATCTCCATAATGCAGAGATGACCGTAAGAGAGACATTAGATTTCTCTAGGTGGTGCTTAGGTATTGGGTCAAGATACGACATGCTCACGGAAATCTCTAGAAGGGAACGCAATGCAGGCATTAAGCCAGACCCTGAGATCGATGCTTTCATGAAAGCTACTGCAATGCAAGGACAAGAGACTAATATCATAACAGATCTTATTCTCAAG GTGCTTGGGCTGGACATTTGCGCTGATACTATTGTTGGTGATGAGATGATTAGAGGAATTTCTGGTGGACAAATGAAGCGTGTGACAACAG GGGAAATGTTAACAGGACCGGCAAGGGCTTTGCTCATGGATGAGATATCCACTGGCTTGGATAGCTCTAGCACATTTCATATTGTAAAATTTATTAGGCATTTGGTCCATATAATGAATGAAACTGTGATGATCTCTCTCCTCCAACCACCGCCAGAGACATATAATCTCTTTGACGACATAGTTCTACTATCAGAAGGATACATAGTCTATCATGGGCCACGCGAgaatatattggaattttttgaAGCTTCTGGCTTTCGATGCCCTCAAAGGAAAGCAGTGGCTGACTTCCTTCAAGAGGTCACTTCCAAGAAAGACCAGCAACAATATTGGTTCCTTGACAAGGAGCCTTATTGTTATGTGTCAGTCCCAGAGTTTGCAGAACGTTTCAAGTCATTTTATATTGGCCAACAAATGATGAAGGAGCAACATATTCCATTTGAAAAATCAAAAATCCATCCTGCTGCACTGACAACAATGAAAAATGCATTATCCAACTGGGAGTCATTGAAGGCTGTGCTTTGTAGAGAGAAGTTGTTGATGAAACGCAACTCTTTTCTTTACATATTCAAGGTCACCCAATTGATCATTCTTGCTTTCTTGTCTATGACCGTGTTTCTTAGAACAAAGATGCCCCATGGGCAATTTTCTGATGGCACTAAATTTCTTGGGGCATTGACATTCAATTTAATAACAGTCATGTTCAATGGCCTTTCTGAGCTAAACTTGACAGTAAAGAAGCTTCCTGTGTTCTACAAGCATAGAGATTTTTTATTCTTCCCTCCATGGACCTTTGGGGTTGCAAATATACTAATAAAGGTTCCTGTATCTCTTGTGGAGGCTACGGTCTGGGTTGTCATCACGTACTATGTGATGGGATTTGCACCAGCAGCAGGAAG GTTCTTTCGTCAGTTTCTAGCTTTCTTCGTTACTCACCTAATGGCAATGGCTCTGTTTCGATTTCTTGGTGCTATCTTGCAAACAATGGTTATAGCAATTAGTTTTGGGATGCTTGTGTTGCTTATTGTCTTCGTCTTTGGAGGATTTGTGATACGTAAAA ATGACATTAGACCATGGTGGATCTGGTGTTATTGGGCATCTCCTATGATGTATAGCCAAAATGCAATATCGATCAACGAATTTCTGGCCAGTAGGTGGGCCATT CCAAACAATGACACAACCATTGATGCAAAAACGGTAGGTGAGGCTATTCTAAAGTCAAAAGGCTTGTTCACTGGAGAGTGGGGATTTTGGCTATCCATTGGAGCCCTAGTAGGATTCATTATTTTGTTCAACACCTTATACATCTTGGCACTTACATACTTAAGTC CTATTAGAAGTGCAAACGCACTAGTTATTGATGAACACAATGAAACTGAGTTGTACACGGAAACAAGAAATGAAGAGCATAGGTCCCGAACATCCACCACAACATCATCGATACCTACGA GTGCTAACGGAGAAGGAAATAGGCCAACTCAGTCACAATTTGTCTTACCTTTCCAACCATTGTCACTTTGTTTCAACCATCTAAATTATTATGTGGACATGCCCTCA GAAATGAAGCAACAAGGACTCATGGAAAGTCGTCTCCAACTGCTCTCTGATATTAGTGGTGCTTTTAGGCCAGGTCTTCTAACTGCATTAGTTGGTGTCAGTGGAGCTGGAAAGACCACTTTGATGGATGTCTTAGCAGGAAGGAAAACTAGTGGAACAATTGAAGGAAGCATAACCCTTTCTGGTTACTCCAAGAAACAAGAAACGTTTGCTCGCATTAGCGGCTACTGTGAACAAGCTGATATCCATTCACCAAATGTTACTGTATATGAATCCATTCTCTACTCTGCTTGGTTGCGCCTTCCCTCAGATGTTGATAGCAATACAAGAAAG atgtttGTGGAGGAGGTCATGGCCCTTGTAGAGCTTGATGTATTGTGCAATGCTATGGTTGGTCTCCCTGGAGTTAGCGGTTTATCGACTGAACAAAGAAAGCGATTAACAATTGCTGTGGAGCTGGTAGCAAATCCTTCAATCATCTTTATGGATGAGCCTACTTCTGGTCTTGATGCTAGAGCTGCAGCAATTGTCATGCGAACTGTGAGAAATACTGTCAACACTGGGCGTACTGTGGTCTGCACGATCCATCAGCCAAGCATTGATATTTTTGAGTCTTTTGATGAG CTTTTGCTTTTGAAAAGAGGAGGTCGGGTTATTTATGCTGGTGAACTTGGTGACCACTCACATAAACTAGTTGAATATTTTGAG ACAATTTTAGGTGTTCCAAGTATTACAGAAGGATATAATCCTGCAACATGGATGCTAGAAGTTAGCTCCACTCTAGAAGAAGCTCGCATGAACGTAGATTTTGCTGAAATTTATGCCAATTCCCTGCTTTATAG GAAAAACCAAGAACTTATTGAGGAGTTGAGCATTCCCCCACCAGGCTATCGAGATCTCTTATTTGCTACAAAATATTCTCAAAGTTTCTATATCCAATGTGTTGCGAACTTATGGAAGCAATATAAGTCTTATTGGAAGAATCCATCTTACAATAGCTTGCGTTATCTAACAACGTTTCTCTATGGCCTTTTCTTTGGCACAGTATTTTGGCAAAAAGGAACAAAGTT AGACTCACAGCAAGATTTGTACAATTTACTCGGAGCCACTTATGCTGCAATCTTCTTCATTGGGGCTACTAACTGCATGTCAGTTCAGCCTGTTGTATCAATTGAGAGAGCAGTTTACTATCGTGAAAGCGCAGCAGGAATGTACTCTCCATTGTCCTATGCATTTGCTCAG GCAAGCGTGGAGTTCATTTACAATATCATACAAGGGATTTTGTACACGGTCATCATCTATGCAATGATCGGATACGATTGGAAAGCTAGCaaattcttttatt
- the LOC136355022 gene encoding ABC transporter G family member 40 isoform X1, protein MSHRHHAALVASASGRSPSWGSAISQSFRQVEAEDPFRRAQSMRGHDEEEEDLRWAALEKLPTYDRMRRGVVRSALLRDGDDDHKDDDDAGTGKAVELVDIGRLATGDAARALVERLLQDDSERFLRRLRDRIDMVGIELPKIEIRYEELSVQADAFVASRALPTLSNSAINFLQGLIGQFGSSNKKTINILKQVNGILKSSRMTLLLGPPSSGKSTLMRALTGKLDKNLKVFGNITYCGHKFSEFYPERTSAYVSQYDLHNAEMTVRETLDFSRWCLGIGSRYDMLTEISRRERNAGIKPDPEIDAFMKATAMQGQETNIITDLILKVLGLDICADTIVGDEMIRGISGGQMKRVTTGEMLTGPARALLMDEISTGLDSSSTFHIVKFIRHLVHIMNETVMISLLQPPPETYNLFDDIVLLSEGYIVYHGPRENILEFFEASGFRCPQRKAVADFLQEVTSKKDQQQYWFLDKEPYCYVSVPEFAERFKSFYIGQQMMKEQHIPFEKSKIHPAALTTMKNALSNWESLKAVLCREKLLMKRNSFLYIFKVTQLIILAFLSMTVFLRTKMPHGQFSDGTKFLGALTFNLITVMFNGLSELNLTVKKLPVFYKHRDFLFFPPWTFGVANILIKVPVSLVEATVWVVITYYVMGFAPAAGRFFRQFLAFFVTHLMAMALFRFLGAILQTMVIAISFGMLVLLIVFVFGGFVIRKNDIRPWWIWCYWASPMMYSQNAISINEFLASRWAIPNNDTTIDAKTVGEAILKSKGLFTGEWGFWLSIGALVGFIILFNTLYILALTYLSPIRSANALVIDEHNETELYTETRNEEHRSRTSTTTSSIPTTGANGEGNRPTQSQFVLPFQPLSLCFNHLNYYVDMPSEMKQQGLMESRLQLLSDISGAFRPGLLTALVGVSGAGKTTLMDVLAGRKTSGTIEGSITLSGYSKKQETFARISGYCEQADIHSPNVTVYESILYSAWLRLPSDVDSNTRKMFVEEVMALVELDVLCNAMVGLPGVSGLSTEQRKRLTIAVELVANPSIIFMDEPTSGLDARAAAIVMRTVRNTVNTGRTVVCTIHQPSIDIFESFDELLLLKRGGRVIYAGELGDHSHKLVEYFETILGVPSITEGYNPATWMLEVSSTLEEARMNVDFAEIYANSLLYRKNQELIEELSIPPPGYRDLLFATKYSQSFYIQCVANLWKQYKSYWKNPSYNSLRYLTTFLYGLFFGTVFWQKGTKLDSQQDLYNLLGATYAAIFFIGATNCMSVQPVVSIERAVYYRESAAGMYSPLSYAFAQASVEFIYNIIQGILYTVIIYAMIGYDWKASKFFYFLFFIVSSFNYFTFFGMMLVACTPSALLANILITFALPLWNLFAGFLIFRKAIPIWWRWYYWANPVSWTIYGVIASQFGGNGGSISVPGGSHVAMSQILEDNVGVRHDFLGYVILAHFGFMAAFVLIFGYSIKFLNFQKR, encoded by the exons ATGAGCCACCGCCACCATGCGGCGCTGGTGGCGTCCGCGAGCGGACGGAGCCCGAGCTGGGGTTCCGCCATCTCGCAGTCGTTCCGgcaggtggaggcggaggaccCGTTCCGGCGTGCGCAGTCGATGAGGGgccacgacgaggaggaggaggacctgCGGTGGGCGGCGCTCGAGAAGCTGCCCACCTACGACCGGATGCGACGCGGCGTCGTCCGCAGCGCGCTCCTGCGTGATGGTGATGACGACCacaaggacgacgacgacgcgggcaCCGGcaaggcggtggagctcgtcgaCATCGGGAGGCTTGCCACCGGcgacgccgcccgcgccctcgtgGAACGCCTCTTGCAGGACGACAGCGAGCGGTTCTTGCGCCGGCTAAGGGACCGCATAGACAT GGTTGGCATTGAACTTCCGAAGATCGAAATTCGGTACGAGGAGCTCTCCGTCCAGGCAGACGCCTTCGTCGCCAGCCGCGCCCTACCCACCCTTTCCAACTCTGCCATCAACTTTCTCCAG GGGCTTATTGGACAATTTGGTTCTTCAAACAAGAAGACCATCAATATACTAAAGCAAGTCAATGGCATCCTCAAGTCATCCAG GATGACTCTCCTTCTTGGACCTCCATCATCAGGAAAAAGCACACTTATGCGAGCGCTCACTGGGAAACTTGATAAAAACCTCAAG GTATTTGGTAATATCACCTATTGTGGACATAAATTTTCCGAGTTCTATCCAGAGCGGACAAGTGCCTATGTTAGTCAATATGATCTCCATAATGCAGAGATGACCGTAAGAGAGACATTAGATTTCTCTAGGTGGTGCTTAGGTATTGGGTCAAGATACGACATGCTCACGGAAATCTCTAGAAGGGAACGCAATGCAGGCATTAAGCCAGACCCTGAGATCGATGCTTTCATGAAAGCTACTGCAATGCAAGGACAAGAGACTAATATCATAACAGATCTTATTCTCAAG GTGCTTGGGCTGGACATTTGCGCTGATACTATTGTTGGTGATGAGATGATTAGAGGAATTTCTGGTGGACAAATGAAGCGTGTGACAACAG GGGAAATGTTAACAGGACCGGCAAGGGCTTTGCTCATGGATGAGATATCCACTGGCTTGGATAGCTCTAGCACATTTCATATTGTAAAATTTATTAGGCATTTGGTCCATATAATGAATGAAACTGTGATGATCTCTCTCCTCCAACCACCGCCAGAGACATATAATCTCTTTGACGACATAGTTCTACTATCAGAAGGATACATAGTCTATCATGGGCCACGCGAgaatatattggaattttttgaAGCTTCTGGCTTTCGATGCCCTCAAAGGAAAGCAGTGGCTGACTTCCTTCAAGAGGTCACTTCCAAGAAAGACCAGCAACAATATTGGTTCCTTGACAAGGAGCCTTATTGTTATGTGTCAGTCCCAGAGTTTGCAGAACGTTTCAAGTCATTTTATATTGGCCAACAAATGATGAAGGAGCAACATATTCCATTTGAAAAATCAAAAATCCATCCTGCTGCACTGACAACAATGAAAAATGCATTATCCAACTGGGAGTCATTGAAGGCTGTGCTTTGTAGAGAGAAGTTGTTGATGAAACGCAACTCTTTTCTTTACATATTCAAGGTCACCCAATTGATCATTCTTGCTTTCTTGTCTATGACCGTGTTTCTTAGAACAAAGATGCCCCATGGGCAATTTTCTGATGGCACTAAATTTCTTGGGGCATTGACATTCAATTTAATAACAGTCATGTTCAATGGCCTTTCTGAGCTAAACTTGACAGTAAAGAAGCTTCCTGTGTTCTACAAGCATAGAGATTTTTTATTCTTCCCTCCATGGACCTTTGGGGTTGCAAATATACTAATAAAGGTTCCTGTATCTCTTGTGGAGGCTACGGTCTGGGTTGTCATCACGTACTATGTGATGGGATTTGCACCAGCAGCAGGAAG GTTCTTTCGTCAGTTTCTAGCTTTCTTCGTTACTCACCTAATGGCAATGGCTCTGTTTCGATTTCTTGGTGCTATCTTGCAAACAATGGTTATAGCAATTAGTTTTGGGATGCTTGTGTTGCTTATTGTCTTCGTCTTTGGAGGATTTGTGATACGTAAAA ATGACATTAGACCATGGTGGATCTGGTGTTATTGGGCATCTCCTATGATGTATAGCCAAAATGCAATATCGATCAACGAATTTCTGGCCAGTAGGTGGGCCATT CCAAACAATGACACAACCATTGATGCAAAAACGGTAGGTGAGGCTATTCTAAAGTCAAAAGGCTTGTTCACTGGAGAGTGGGGATTTTGGCTATCCATTGGAGCCCTAGTAGGATTCATTATTTTGTTCAACACCTTATACATCTTGGCACTTACATACTTAAGTC CTATTAGAAGTGCAAACGCACTAGTTATTGATGAACACAATGAAACTGAGTTGTACACGGAAACAAGAAATGAAGAGCATAGGTCCCGAACATCCACCACAACATCATCGATACCTACGA CAGGTGCTAACGGAGAAGGAAATAGGCCAACTCAGTCACAATTTGTCTTACCTTTCCAACCATTGTCACTTTGTTTCAACCATCTAAATTATTATGTGGACATGCCCTCA GAAATGAAGCAACAAGGACTCATGGAAAGTCGTCTCCAACTGCTCTCTGATATTAGTGGTGCTTTTAGGCCAGGTCTTCTAACTGCATTAGTTGGTGTCAGTGGAGCTGGAAAGACCACTTTGATGGATGTCTTAGCAGGAAGGAAAACTAGTGGAACAATTGAAGGAAGCATAACCCTTTCTGGTTACTCCAAGAAACAAGAAACGTTTGCTCGCATTAGCGGCTACTGTGAACAAGCTGATATCCATTCACCAAATGTTACTGTATATGAATCCATTCTCTACTCTGCTTGGTTGCGCCTTCCCTCAGATGTTGATAGCAATACAAGAAAG atgtttGTGGAGGAGGTCATGGCCCTTGTAGAGCTTGATGTATTGTGCAATGCTATGGTTGGTCTCCCTGGAGTTAGCGGTTTATCGACTGAACAAAGAAAGCGATTAACAATTGCTGTGGAGCTGGTAGCAAATCCTTCAATCATCTTTATGGATGAGCCTACTTCTGGTCTTGATGCTAGAGCTGCAGCAATTGTCATGCGAACTGTGAGAAATACTGTCAACACTGGGCGTACTGTGGTCTGCACGATCCATCAGCCAAGCATTGATATTTTTGAGTCTTTTGATGAG CTTTTGCTTTTGAAAAGAGGAGGTCGGGTTATTTATGCTGGTGAACTTGGTGACCACTCACATAAACTAGTTGAATATTTTGAG ACAATTTTAGGTGTTCCAAGTATTACAGAAGGATATAATCCTGCAACATGGATGCTAGAAGTTAGCTCCACTCTAGAAGAAGCTCGCATGAACGTAGATTTTGCTGAAATTTATGCCAATTCCCTGCTTTATAG GAAAAACCAAGAACTTATTGAGGAGTTGAGCATTCCCCCACCAGGCTATCGAGATCTCTTATTTGCTACAAAATATTCTCAAAGTTTCTATATCCAATGTGTTGCGAACTTATGGAAGCAATATAAGTCTTATTGGAAGAATCCATCTTACAATAGCTTGCGTTATCTAACAACGTTTCTCTATGGCCTTTTCTTTGGCACAGTATTTTGGCAAAAAGGAACAAAGTT AGACTCACAGCAAGATTTGTACAATTTACTCGGAGCCACTTATGCTGCAATCTTCTTCATTGGGGCTACTAACTGCATGTCAGTTCAGCCTGTTGTATCAATTGAGAGAGCAGTTTACTATCGTGAAAGCGCAGCAGGAATGTACTCTCCATTGTCCTATGCATTTGCTCAG GCAAGCGTGGAGTTCATTTACAATATCATACAAGGGATTTTGTACACGGTCATCATCTATGCAATGATCGGATACGATTGGAAAGCTAGCaaattcttttatt